Genomic segment of Helicobacter enhydrae:
TGTTTCTGCATATCCCCCAATAGTTTGAAATTTATCTTTAGTATCAAATAGTATGCCTCCACCTAGGGCAAACGCAAAGGGAAAGAAATTTTCGTCAAATATGGGGGTATGCCAATAAAATATTCCGCCCATAGATTGAGTTTGCAATAAATCAAAAGAATAGAGATATTTAAGACGCAGACCAAATATGTTGGAAGTTGCAGGAGCGCGATTCCAATCAAGAATATAATTCCATCCAATACTTCCTCCAAGAACAAGAGAGGTTTTTGAATCTGAAGTTTGTAAGCTTGTATCAGTGCCAATGTGAAAAGAGGCTAATTGTAAAAAGTTGGATGTAAACATCATTAAATATGGACGATTCTCTGCCCTAGAAATAAAAAACATTAGCAATAAACAAAGAATAGTCTTTTTCATTTATTTTTCCTTAACTTGTTAGAAAAATGTAAAAACTACATTGAGATGATGTGAAATATCATTGGAGGTATTTCTGAATCTATAAATATTGATGCGATATAAAATATCCACATTGACAGGTATTATTTTCCATAGTGTGATCCCTGTTTCTGCATATCCCCCAATCCTTGCTTGTTCTTGAGTTTCCCATAAAACACCAGTGCCCAAGATAAGAGCAGCAGCAGAGATTCCATGGGAAAGATGCAGATAGTTCACTAGCCCAAAAGATTGTGTTCTTGGTTTGTCAAAGGTATAGAGATATTTAAGACGCCAACCATAGATTGGTGGACCATGTCTCGTAACATAAATGTCTCCTATACTGCCTCCAAGAATAAGAGAGTTGCTAGAATCTGAAGAGCGAAAATTGCTATCAGAACCGACATGCAAAGAAAACATCTGGAGATAGCTCAAGTAATAATTGATCACATAATCTTCCCTTGGATCTGCTCTTGATTCAGAATGAATGCCCACTATCAACAAAACAAAAAGCATAAGTTTCTTTTTCATTTATTTTTCCTTAACTTGTTAGAAAAATGTAAAAACTACATTGAGATGATGTGAAATATCTCGTCCATACATATTCATTCGATACAAAATATCTACATTGACAGGTATTGTCTTCCATAGTGCAATCCCTGTTTCTGCATATATTCCATTTCTGGTTTTTTCTTGAGTTTCCCATAAAACACCAACACCCAAAGAAAGTGCAGAAGGGAACAAATAGCCATAGGACATATGCAAATAATACACTAATCCCAAAGATTGCGTCCTTGGTTTGTCAAAGGTATAGAGATATTTAAGACGCCAACCATACCTTCGCAATGGTTCGTTAATATTCACAAAATCAATCAGATAATTGATACCCATACTGCCTCCGAGAACAAGAGAAGTGTTGGAGTTTGAATCTTGGAAACTTGTAGTGGAGCCAACAAGAAAAGAATAGATTTGAAGATTATCAGAGAAAATAAGAAATTGATCATTTGAATCTGCCCTTGATTCAGAATGAATGCCTACTATCAACAAAACAAAAAGTATGAGTTTCTTTTTCATTTATTTTTCCTTAACTTGCTATAAAAATGTAAAAACCACATTGAGGTGATGTGAAATATCTTGTCTATACACATTCACTCTGTGTGTCACAAACTTCAGCACCAAAAGTTCCAACAGGATATGCACCAAATCAATCTAAAGCTTATGCTTGATGTATTTGGTTGGCACTTTGAAAATCACTTTATAAACGCTCTCTTGGGTTTCCTCTCCTGTGCCAAAACCTGCACTATGAATATCGTATGGGGCGAAGATGATCATATCGTTTGCACAAAGTTTGACTTGATTGTATGCTGCTGTTTGACTTTCCCAAACGATGAGATCTTTTGATGAATCATAGGGGATTTTTTCTTGAAAATTTTTGGGCAATCCAAAGAGAAAATGTTCATACCCCTTGATGACAATTTGAAAATCAAAATATTCTTGATGAGATTCAAAAAACGGCTCGCTTTTGAGCTGGTAACAATGCCCAATCACAAAGATACCATGATCCAAATCCTCTTTGAATTGCTCTCCTTTTTTGAGTGAGAGAAGCTTTTGGTTGAGCGGGTGGTTTGGGTTGCAAATGTTTAAAATCGCACAATGCAGACTTTCTAGCTCTATTGTTTTGCCAAACAAATGATGTAGGGTTTCAATATCTCCAATAATTGCCATTTTGACTCCTTAGTTAGAAAAATTTGAGTGATTGTAGTAAAGTTGATAAAATATGCCAAATTTATCACAAGAGGTGCGGCGTGATTGATACACATTGTCATTTGGATAATGAGGTGTTTTTGCAAGATTTTTCCAATGTGTTGCAAGAGGCAGAATCAGAGGGTGTGGATACTTATATCATTCCCGGGGCAGATATTTTTGATTTGCCTAGAGCTATAGAACTAGCAGAGAAACATTCCAATCTTTATTTTGCTAGTGGGGTGCATCCCTATCACGCGCAGGATTTTGATTGGGAGAGGATCGCTCAAGTGGCAAATCACCCCAAATGCGTTGCTATCGGAGAATGTGGGTTGGATTTTTTCCGATTGCCTAGTGAAGATGTGGAGGAGTATAAGCACAGGCAAAAAGAGTGTTTCATCACACAAATCAAACTTGCGATTTCTTTGGACAAGCCATTGATTTTGCATGTGCGAGAGGCAAGTGCTGAAGTTGCAAAGATTTTGAGAGAATACCCCAAAGCCTATGGGGTGTTTCATTGTTACAATGCAGATGAAATGTTGTTGGAATTTTGCGATCGTTTTTATTATGGAATAGGGGGGGTTTTGACATTTTCAAATGCCAAAAGGCTGGTGAATGTTTTGCCAAAGATTCCACGCGATAGGGTGATTGTGGAGACAGATGCCCCATATCTGACCCCCCATCCATTCCGTGGCTCAAGAAATGAACCCAAATATATTCCTTTGATTGTTGCCAAAATTGCTGAAGTGCTTGATTTGCCTATAGAATCTCTCAAAGAAATGCTAGAGAAAAACACAAAAACTCTTTTTAAATTTCCTTAAACTTATTTTTGTAGAATGTCAGTTCAAAACCCTAAATCATATTGGAAGAGGCAAAGCTTTGAGACGCATTAAAATCCTATTGTTTTGTATGTCGGCTTTTGTGTATGCAAATACGGGCAAGATCGAGCAGAGTTTGGTGGATTTCAAAATGCCTCAAGTCAAAACAAGCGAAGGGGTGCTAAACTCCTTTGATTTGGATGTGAGCTTTTTGCCTATGCTCAATGCCTCCAATGCAAGTTATACCAAAAGTGTTCAAGCAAGATGGGATTATTTCGTTCAGAAATTTGATCAAGGGTATGAGGTGATTCCGATTTTGCGTTCGATGATGAATGAGCAGGGGATCCCTCAAGAATTTTTATTTTTGGCAATGGCAGAATCAGAATTCTCAATGCGTGCCTATAGTCCGAAAAAAGCAAGTGGTATTTGGCAGTTGATGCCAAACACTGCCAAAGAGCTCGGATTGACAATCAATGACTACATCGATGAGCGTAGAGACCCCTTCAAAAGCACGAGGGCTGCTATCAAGTATCTGAAATTTTTGAAAAATATCACGGGGGAATGGTATTTGGCTGCAATGGCTTACAATTGTGGGATTGGTAGATTGCAAAGAGCGATCAAACTTGCAGGAACAAAAGACATTACCGTGCTTTTGGATCCTGCAAAGGCGTATTTGCCGAGTGAAACGCGTCAGTATATCCGTATGATTTTGGGGATGAGCTTGGCTTTTAACAATGCTGATATGCTCAAAAAACAAGATTTGGAATATTTCCTAAATCGTGGGGCGACGATGACGATCACTGGCGTAGAGGTTGAGGCGGGGACATTGCTTGAAGATGTGGCAAAGGCTACAGGTTTATCTCTCAATGAGCTCAAAAAATACAATAAGCAGTTTAAGTATTATTTTCTCCCTCCGGGCAAGGGGAAATACACGGTTTATCTACCTTATGATCGTTTGGCACGATTTAGGCAGAACTTCAAGGGAGGCAAAAATCCAAACTCAATGTTTGTGTTGCACTATGTGCAAAGTGGCGAAAGCCTTTATAGCATTGCCAAAAAATACAAAACAAGTATCAAAGAGTTGAAAAACATCAATGAAGTCAAAAGCTCACATCTCTCTATCAAGCAAAAGTTGATTATCCCTGTTCTCAAAAATGACTACAAAAGACTAGCAAAGAAGCGATGAAAAAGTATGCTCTAGCTTGTTGTGCAATTTATTTTTTGGGTTGCTCAAGTAATAGTGTCTATAATGGAGGGATCGGTGCGTTTGGGGATTATGAAGATATGAGTCTCTATCGCAGTGGAAGTGCTTCAGGTGCAGTGCCTAGTAGTATCTTCAATGAAAAAGGGGTGGATACAAGAGGAATGAGAGAATCCCAAGCGATTCAGCGCGCCACAATGCGACCTTACAAAATTGATGGCAAGTGGTATTATCCTCAAAAAGTAACTTTGGGGGAGAAATTTGATGGTATTGCAAGTTGGTATGGACCAAATTTCCACGCCAAAAAGACCTCAAATGGTGAGATTTATGATATGCACGCCCACACAGCAGCGAGTAAGATCCTACCGATGAATACGGTGGTGAGAGTTTATAACAAAGAAAATGGCAAAAGCACCATCGTGCGAATCAACGATAGAGGACCTTTTGTGGATGGGCGTATCATCGATCTTTCAAACGCTGCAGCACACGATATTGCAATGGTGCAAAAAGGCACAGCAAAAGTGCAGTTAGAAGTGATCGGATTTAAAGGTGTGATTGGTGTCAAAATGAATCGCCCCCAAGAGATGAACGCACAATTGCAAAAAGAATTTCAAATCGGGCAAACTGATGAGAGTGTCGAGGGTGGGCGTTTTGCGATTCAGGTGGGGGCATTTAGACGCCAAGAGGGGGCTATCGAGCTCAAAGAGCGTTTCGCACAACTCAAAGAATACAAAACAATCGTTCAAGAGCAAGAGCTTGATGATGGTAGTATTTATCGGGTTTTGATAGATGGATTTAGAAGCGAAGAGGAGGCTCAAGACTTTTTAACGCGTCATAGTAATATCAAGGCAAAGGTGATTATTAGGCAATGAAAACACAGATTGAATGGCTATTGCTAGATGTAGATGGGACATTGACAGATGGGCTTGTGTCTTATGGTGAAGATTGTGAGATCAAGGCTTTTAATA
This window contains:
- a CDS encoding lytic transglycosylase domain-containing protein; translated protein: MRRIKILLFCMSAFVYANTGKIEQSLVDFKMPQVKTSEGVLNSFDLDVSFLPMLNASNASYTKSVQARWDYFVQKFDQGYEVIPILRSMMNEQGIPQEFLFLAMAESEFSMRAYSPKKASGIWQLMPNTAKELGLTINDYIDERRDPFKSTRAAIKYLKFLKNITGEWYLAAMAYNCGIGRLQRAIKLAGTKDITVLLDPAKAYLPSETRQYIRMILGMSLAFNNADMLKKQDLEYFLNRGATMTITGVEVEAGTLLEDVAKATGLSLNELKKYNKQFKYYFLPPGKGKYTVYLPYDRLARFRQNFKGGKNPNSMFVLHYVQSGESLYSIAKKYKTSIKELKNINEVKSSHLSIKQKLIIPVLKNDYKRLAKKR
- a CDS encoding TatD family hydrolase, which produces MIDTHCHLDNEVFLQDFSNVLQEAESEGVDTYIIPGADIFDLPRAIELAEKHSNLYFASGVHPYHAQDFDWERIAQVANHPKCVAIGECGLDFFRLPSEDVEEYKHRQKECFITQIKLAISLDKPLILHVREASAEVAKILREYPKAYGVFHCYNADEMLLEFCDRFYYGIGGVLTFSNAKRLVNVLPKIPRDRVIVETDAPYLTPHPFRGSRNEPKYIPLIVAKIAEVLDLPIESLKEMLEKNTKTLFKFP
- a CDS encoding septal ring lytic transglycosylase RlpA family protein — encoded protein: MSLYRSGSASGAVPSSIFNEKGVDTRGMRESQAIQRATMRPYKIDGKWYYPQKVTLGEKFDGIASWYGPNFHAKKTSNGEIYDMHAHTAASKILPMNTVVRVYNKENGKSTIVRINDRGPFVDGRIIDLSNAAAHDIAMVQKGTAKVQLEVIGFKGVIGVKMNRPQEMNAQLQKEFQIGQTDESVEGGRFAIQVGAFRRQEGAIELKERFAQLKEYKTIVQEQELDDGSIYRVLIDGFRSEEEAQDFLTRHSNIKAKVIIRQ
- a CDS encoding YhcH/YjgK/YiaL family protein, which gives rise to MAIIGDIETLHHLFGKTIELESLHCAILNICNPNHPLNQKLLSLKKGEQFKEDLDHGIFVIGHCYQLKSEPFFESHQEYFDFQIVIKGYEHFLFGLPKNFQEKIPYDSSKDLIVWESQTAAYNQVKLCANDMIIFAPYDIHSAGFGTGEETQESVYKVIFKVPTKYIKHKL